From Chryseobacterium joostei, the proteins below share one genomic window:
- a CDS encoding ArsR/SmtB family transcription factor: protein MNLRRDVFQAIADPTRRSILMLVAAQSMTAGAIASNFDTARPTVSKHLQILTECELLRSEQNGREIIYHLNPNKMKEIADFIEPFRKMWDEKFNKLESVMKAFQSMNNK, encoded by the coding sequence ATGAATTTAAGAAGAGATGTATTTCAGGCGATTGCAGATCCTACCAGAAGATCAATATTGATGCTGGTAGCGGCTCAATCTATGACTGCAGGGGCTATTGCATCTAATTTCGATACGGCAAGACCTACCGTTTCCAAGCATCTCCAGATCCTTACAGAATGTGAGTTACTGAGATCTGAACAGAATGGTCGTGAAATTATCTATCACCTAAATCCCAATAAAATGAAAGAAATAGCCGACTTTATAGAACCATTTCGCAAAATGTGGGATGAGAAATTCAACAAACTGGAAAGTGTCATGAAAGCCTTTCAAAGCATGAATAATAAGTAA
- a CDS encoding YdeI/OmpD-associated family protein produces the protein MNPKVNFFFDNATQWKEEFEKLRAIALSTELVEDLKWGCPCYTYEGKNIFLIHGFKDYCAILFFKGALMKDPDHILIRQSENVQAARQIRFTELQQIIDLEKNLQAYMFQAVEIEESGAKVEMKKTKEFEMPEEFQSKLDNNFALKEAFESLTPGRQRAYLLHFSSAKQPKTREARIEKCIPQILIGKGLND, from the coding sequence ATGAATCCAAAAGTTAATTTTTTCTTTGATAATGCCACGCAATGGAAAGAAGAATTTGAAAAACTAAGAGCGATTGCCCTAAGCACCGAACTTGTAGAAGATTTAAAATGGGGCTGCCCCTGTTACACCTACGAGGGAAAAAATATTTTCTTAATTCACGGATTTAAAGACTATTGTGCAATTCTCTTTTTTAAAGGGGCCTTGATGAAAGACCCTGACCATATTTTGATCCGGCAATCTGAAAATGTACAGGCTGCAAGACAAATCCGTTTTACAGAGCTGCAACAAATTATTGATTTGGAAAAAAATCTTCAAGCGTATATGTTTCAAGCCGTTGAAATTGAAGAATCAGGAGCTAAAGTTGAAATGAAGAAAACCAAGGAATTTGAAATGCCTGAGGAGTTTCAATCTAAACTTGACAATAATTTCGCATTAAAAGAAGCCTTTGAATCCTTAACACCAGGACGACAAAGAGCTTACCTACTCCATTTTTCTTCTGCCAAGCAGCCTAAAACACGGGAAGCAAGAATTGAAAAATGCATCCCTCAAATCCTTATCGGAAAAGGACTAAATGACTAA
- a CDS encoding ferritin-like domain-containing protein, producing the protein MNILRLLDKLSNDKFFTKEASRLETITDISLFGKKAAIAAVPLGLGSLMATTKAETTKMNVTGAALKSTLTDALQLALVLEYLENEYYSIGLSTPALIPNADRAVFMQISKHESAHVNFLKSTLTSLGTTPGAKPTFDFTASGNFSPFTDYSQFLVLAQAFEDTGVRAYKGQAGNVMSNKVVLQAALQIHSVEARHASQVRRMRANKGWIELANGGNMPSATNPVYAGEENINQAGYNTSTLFGAAAGSAAYDEILSGSDAQTIASLFIV; encoded by the coding sequence ATGAACATTCTTAGATTACTAGATAAGCTTTCTAACGATAAATTCTTTACCAAAGAAGCTTCAAGACTGGAAACAATTACGGATATATCTTTATTCGGGAAAAAAGCAGCTATAGCCGCTGTACCGCTTGGCTTAGGGAGTCTAATGGCAACTACCAAAGCCGAAACAACAAAAATGAATGTAACAGGGGCTGCCTTAAAAAGTACCCTAACTGATGCCTTACAACTCGCTCTGGTATTGGAATACCTAGAAAATGAATATTACAGTATAGGATTATCAACACCCGCACTGATTCCTAATGCAGACAGAGCTGTGTTTATGCAAATCTCAAAACATGAATCTGCTCATGTTAACTTCCTGAAAAGCACACTTACCTCTTTGGGTACAACACCGGGAGCTAAACCTACTTTCGATTTTACAGCCAGTGGAAATTTTTCTCCTTTTACAGATTACAGCCAGTTTCTTGTGTTGGCTCAGGCCTTTGAAGATACGGGTGTAAGGGCTTATAAAGGACAAGCAGGAAATGTAATGTCCAACAAGGTTGTTCTTCAGGCAGCATTACAGATTCACTCTGTAGAAGCAAGACACGCTTCACAAGTGAGAAGAATGAGAGCCAATAAAGGTTGGATTGAGCTTGCCAATGGAGGAAATATGCCATCAGCAACTAATCCTGTATATGCCGGAGAAGAAAATATTAACCAGGCTGGCTATAATACAAGTACCTTATTTGGAGCAGCCGCTGGTTCTGCTGCGTACGACGAAATATTAAGTGGCAGTGATGCACAAACTATTGCATCTCTGTTTATCGTATAG
- a CDS encoding type VI secretion system baseplate subunit TssG: MNYNKLQTDFKAEAVAVNLLKYQRTVSNIFIERVGVNDRAYLKDIKSISSSYLGFDEEVFTIETYREGIYDYLPEGLFHPPSLGASRKNVDTVVREIRKQKRVEDDARKFFRPFELEVFFTEISALLKESEFDISSNTDSLLETVSELWPLINMLDKKNAYVFMHILPFFHQIRGDKKWFERCMTAFLQVPVEVTFSPNVIDGIEKNNDSMLLGNSRLGVTYIPSGRHMDGQRNWVVNIGPIPYEDMKKYIPGSPFRNVLQALYDYFLPVTVDIEENFVTEKVEYSFSLMDDERNASRLGYSTFL; this comes from the coding sequence ATGAATTACAATAAGCTGCAGACAGACTTTAAGGCTGAAGCTGTGGCTGTTAACCTTTTAAAATACCAACGGACCGTAAGCAATATCTTTATTGAAAGGGTAGGTGTAAATGACCGTGCCTATTTAAAGGATATTAAAAGCATTTCGAGCAGTTATCTAGGCTTTGATGAGGAAGTATTCACTATAGAGACTTATAGGGAGGGGATTTATGATTATCTTCCTGAGGGACTATTTCATCCGCCGTCTCTTGGAGCTTCCAGAAAAAATGTAGACACCGTTGTAAGAGAAATTCGTAAACAGAAAAGAGTAGAGGATGATGCCCGAAAATTTTTCCGCCCTTTTGAGCTGGAAGTTTTTTTTACGGAGATCAGTGCTTTACTTAAGGAATCTGAGTTTGATATTTCCAGTAATACAGATTCTTTGCTGGAAACAGTAAGCGAGCTGTGGCCACTGATCAATATGCTGGATAAGAAAAACGCTTATGTCTTTATGCATATTTTGCCATTTTTCCATCAGATCCGAGGAGACAAGAAATGGTTTGAAAGATGTATGACTGCATTTCTGCAAGTACCTGTAGAGGTAACTTTTTCTCCAAATGTTATTGATGGAATAGAGAAAAATAATGACTCTATGCTGTTGGGAAATTCAAGGCTGGGAGTTACTTATATTCCGAGTGGAAGACATATGGATGGGCAAAGGAACTGGGTGGTCAATATAGGTCCGATTCCTTATGAGGATATGAAGAAATATATTCCCGGAAGTCCGTTCAGAAATGTTCTTCAGGCATTGTATGACTATTTTCTTCCGGTAACGGTGGATATAGAGGAAAATTTTGTCACAGAAAAGGTAGAATACTCGTTCAGCCTTATGGATGATGAAAGAAATGCCAGCCGCCTTGGATACTCTACATTCCTCTAA
- the blaIND gene encoding IND family subclass B1 metallo-beta-lactamase: protein MKKSIPFFIVSMLLSPFANAQVRDFVIEPQIKPNFYIYKTFGVFGGKEYSTNAVYLVTKKGVVLFDVPWQKTQYQSLMDTIQKRHHLPVIAVFATHSHEDRAGDLSFYNNKGIKTYATAKTNELLKKDGKATSTELIKTGKPYRIGGEEFTVDFLGEGHTADNVVVWFPKYKILDGGCLVKSKSAVDLGYTGEANVAQWPKTMEKLKSKYSQATLVIPGHDEWKGGGHVEHTLELLNKK, encoded by the coding sequence ATGAAAAAAAGCATTCCATTTTTTATTGTTTCAATGTTGCTAAGTCCATTTGCAAATGCTCAGGTAAGAGATTTTGTGATTGAGCCACAGATTAAACCTAACTTCTATATTTACAAAACTTTCGGAGTATTCGGAGGTAAAGAATACTCTACCAATGCTGTTTATCTGGTTACCAAAAAAGGAGTTGTTTTATTTGATGTTCCATGGCAGAAAACACAGTATCAAAGCTTAATGGATACCATTCAAAAACGTCATCATCTACCTGTAATTGCAGTATTTGCGACTCATTCCCATGAGGACAGAGCTGGAGATTTAAGCTTTTACAACAATAAAGGAATTAAAACCTATGCAACAGCCAAAACTAACGAACTACTAAAGAAAGACGGAAAAGCTACTTCTACAGAACTTATAAAAACAGGAAAACCTTACCGCATTGGTGGAGAGGAATTTACAGTAGACTTTCTTGGTGAAGGGCATACTGCTGACAATGTCGTGGTATGGTTCCCAAAATATAAAATATTAGATGGCGGATGTCTTGTAAAAAGCAAATCAGCAGTAGATCTTGGATATACCGGAGAAGCCAATGTTGCCCAATGGCCAAAGACCATGGAAAAACTAAAGTCGAAGTACTCCCAAGCTACCCTGGTCATTCCTGGTCATGATGAATGGAAAGGAGGTGGACATGTAGAGCACACACTGGAACTTCTGAACAAAAAATAA
- a CDS encoding S1/P1 nuclease: MKSIYSKILILAFISSSLYSYAWGLTGHRVIADIAENHLSRKARREIKKIMGKERLAYWANWPDFIKSDTTGVWKQASSWHYVNIDPQTDLKAFDQNLKMQAGPSLYTQINTLSGQIKDKNTSEKDRKIALIFLIHIMGDLAQPLHVGRAEDLGGNKINVTYFGEKTNLHSVWDGKLVDSQKYSYTEYSKLLDIKSKEEVAQIQSGTLEDWLYDSHKIANKIYAQTPNDSKLSYDYQYKFNETMERQLLFGGLRLAKVLNELF; encoded by the coding sequence ATGAAAAGTATTTATTCTAAAATTCTGATTTTAGCATTCATTTCCTCTTCACTTTATTCTTATGCGTGGGGATTAACAGGTCATAGAGTCATTGCAGACATTGCTGAAAACCACCTTTCGAGAAAGGCTAGAAGAGAAATCAAAAAAATAATGGGAAAAGAGCGTTTGGCATATTGGGCCAACTGGCCAGATTTCATTAAGTCTGATACAACGGGCGTATGGAAGCAGGCTTCATCCTGGCATTATGTAAACATTGATCCACAGACAGATCTTAAGGCTTTTGATCAAAACCTAAAGATGCAGGCAGGTCCAAGTCTTTATACTCAGATAAACACTTTATCCGGACAAATTAAGGATAAAAACACTTCTGAAAAGGACAGAAAAATCGCTTTAATCTTCCTTATTCATATTATGGGAGATCTTGCTCAGCCTCTACACGTAGGAAGAGCTGAAGATTTAGGAGGAAATAAGATCAATGTTACTTACTTTGGAGAAAAAACAAACTTACACTCTGTTTGGGACGGGAAACTAGTTGATTCTCAAAAATACAGCTATACCGAATATTCCAAGCTTTTGGATATCAAATCTAAAGAAGAAGTAGCACAAATTCAATCCGGAACACTGGAAGACTGGTTGTATGATTCGCATAAAATTGCCAACAAAATCTATGCACAGACTCCAAATGATTCAAAATTATCCTACGATTATCAGTATAAATTCAACGAAACAATGGAAAGACAATTATTGTTCGGAGGATTAAGACTGGCGAAAGTACTGAATGAATTATTTTAA
- a CDS encoding DoxX family protein gives METSNKSEKRKRIFYWIFTLWMSLGMASTAIVQIMQSKDELANFTTLGYPSYLMIILGIWKLLGVIAILIPKRLLLKEWAYAGFFFVMSGAVISHLIVGDAIGRTFPAVLLLILVIISWYLRPLDRKITIID, from the coding sequence ATGGAAACATCAAATAAATCAGAAAAAAGAAAAAGAATCTTCTACTGGATATTCACCCTATGGATGTCCTTAGGAATGGCCTCTACAGCGATTGTTCAAATCATGCAAAGCAAAGATGAGCTGGCCAACTTCACTACCCTCGGCTATCCATCCTATCTCATGATAATCCTCGGAATATGGAAACTACTGGGCGTTATCGCAATACTGATCCCAAAACGTCTGCTTCTTAAAGAATGGGCTTACGCAGGCTTTTTCTTTGTAATGTCCGGAGCTGTGATTTCACACCTTATTGTGGGCGATGCTATCGGAAGAACTTTTCCTGCCGTATTACTGCTTATTTTAGTCATTATTTCATGGTATTTAAGACCTTTAGATAGAAAAATCACTATTATTGATTGA
- a CDS encoding SRPBCC family protein codes for MELKTKIHVEDGKQEIFIIREFDLPVELLFKAYTEAELFEQWMGTKVTKFENKQHGSYRFETSNPQGDVVFSANGTIHDIIQNEKITRTFQMENTPFPAQFEFLEFEKLTETTSKITIQTIYKSVDFRDQHLKMPFAQGINMAHNRLQEMLGGR; via the coding sequence ATGGAACTTAAAACAAAAATCCACGTAGAAGACGGAAAACAGGAAATCTTCATTATCAGAGAATTTGATCTTCCTGTAGAACTGCTTTTCAAAGCGTATACAGAAGCTGAACTTTTCGAGCAATGGATGGGAACCAAAGTGACAAAATTTGAAAATAAACAGCACGGGAGTTACCGATTTGAAACCTCAAACCCTCAAGGTGATGTAGTCTTCAGTGCCAACGGAACCATTCACGACATTATTCAGAATGAGAAAATTACAAGAACCTTCCAGATGGAAAACACTCCTTTTCCTGCACAGTTCGAGTTTTTAGAATTTGAAAAATTAACGGAAACCACCAGTAAAATTACGATCCAAACCATTTATAAATCTGTGGATTTCAGAGATCAGCATCTGAAAATGCCTTTTGCACAGGGTATTAATATGGCGCATAATCGTTTGCAGGAAATGTTAGGTGGCAGGTAA
- a CDS encoding TssN family type VI secretion system protein: MEISSVKGIFLRYILMPLIAVIMMFILGIIRRNKPAIKIKVIIIYVLLCSLCLAIPGVFGFAGNLFNPYWYLIAQVIYLIFGIIHVNLLHRYFKKHIESLSMSILFESILSLTCIALGGFLFTLLFNWMSKGTGYAVMAATSMLIFVVPMVFYYCYIQFISIPFDIYKTWRYSPEQKLPDFDGVDFDRLMVLNVELSKNLEDSNRFRIKAKTLPTGITFGDWFYRVVDDYNHKNPGSIIHLSDETREPYYWIFYTKKSFFSFRKYIDFDQDITTNSISENEVVICKRVIQHEEEGVARKS, from the coding sequence ATGGAAATTTCTTCAGTAAAAGGTATTTTTTTAAGGTATATCCTAATGCCTTTAATCGCAGTTATAATGATGTTTATCCTGGGAATCATCAGGAGAAATAAACCTGCGATAAAAATTAAAGTCATTATTATATACGTTCTTCTGTGCAGTTTATGCCTGGCTATTCCAGGTGTTTTTGGATTTGCCGGAAATCTTTTTAATCCTTATTGGTATCTCATTGCACAGGTTATTTACCTTATTTTTGGGATTATTCACGTGAACTTATTACACAGATACTTTAAAAAGCACATTGAATCTTTATCAATGAGTATTTTATTTGAGTCAATACTTTCATTAACGTGTATAGCATTGGGAGGATTTTTGTTTACCTTGCTATTTAATTGGATGAGCAAAGGTACAGGGTATGCGGTAATGGCTGCCACCAGTATGCTGATCTTTGTAGTACCAATGGTATTTTATTACTGTTATATTCAGTTTATCAGTATTCCTTTTGATATCTATAAAACATGGAGATATTCTCCGGAACAGAAACTTCCTGATTTTGATGGGGTTGACTTTGACAGATTAATGGTTTTAAATGTTGAATTAAGTAAAAACCTTGAAGATTCAAACCGATTCAGAATTAAAGCAAAAACACTTCCGACTGGGATTACTTTTGGTGACTGGTTTTATAGAGTAGTGGATGATTATAACCATAAAAATCCGGGATCAATTATTCATCTTTCAGATGAGACAAGAGAGCCTTATTACTGGATCTTTTATACTAAAAAATCATTTTTCAGCTTTAGAAAATATATAGATTTCGACCAGGACATTACTACAAACAGCATTTCTGAAAATGAAGTGGTTATTTGTAAAAGAGTTATTCAGCATGAAGAGGAGGGAGTCGCAAGAAAATCATAA
- a CDS encoding threonine aldolase family protein — protein sequence MRFSFKNDYSEGCHPNILQALLQYNLDQQAGYGEDMYSLKAKELIKEKINKKDSEVYFVSGGTQANLIVISSILKPYQCAVSASTGHILNNETGAIEATGHKILSIETEDGKLRPSDIIPVLEGHSNVPHQVMPKLVYISNSTELGTIYQAKELEELSEFCRQNRLYLFMDGARLGHGLTSEISDLTLERVAELTDIFYLGGTKNGALIGEAIVINNHVLQEDFAFNIKQKGALLAKGRLLGIQFMELMKDDLYFDLAKHANQQAMKIKHALQEKGVKFLSDTYTNQIFPIVSNGLIQVLSEHFDFFVWKKIDESFSAIRLITSWNTGDDAVNQFIEIIKRELP from the coding sequence ATGAGATTTTCATTCAAAAACGACTATTCTGAGGGATGTCACCCCAATATTTTACAAGCTCTTTTACAATATAATCTTGACCAACAGGCCGGTTATGGAGAGGATATGTATTCTTTGAAAGCAAAAGAATTAATTAAGGAAAAAATAAATAAGAAAGATTCAGAGGTTTATTTTGTTTCCGGAGGAACACAGGCAAATTTAATCGTGATTTCATCTATTCTAAAGCCTTATCAATGTGCTGTTTCTGCATCTACAGGACATATTTTAAATAATGAAACCGGAGCGATTGAAGCTACCGGACACAAAATATTAAGTATTGAAACTGAAGACGGAAAACTAAGACCATCCGATATTATTCCGGTTTTAGAGGGCCATAGTAATGTTCCGCATCAGGTAATGCCAAAGCTTGTTTATATATCAAATTCTACGGAATTAGGTACCATTTATCAGGCAAAGGAACTGGAAGAACTTTCTGAATTTTGCAGACAGAATCGTCTCTATTTGTTTATGGACGGAGCAAGGCTAGGACACGGATTAACTTCCGAAATCAGTGATCTTACCTTGGAAAGAGTGGCGGAACTTACTGATATATTCTACCTTGGCGGAACCAAAAACGGAGCATTGATAGGAGAGGCGATTGTGATTAATAATCATGTACTTCAAGAGGATTTTGCATTTAATATCAAGCAGAAAGGAGCATTATTGGCCAAAGGACGATTGCTGGGAATCCAGTTTATGGAACTGATGAAAGATGACCTGTATTTTGATCTGGCAAAACACGCCAATCAACAGGCAATGAAGATAAAACATGCACTGCAGGAAAAAGGAGTAAAATTCCTTTCTGATACCTATACCAATCAGATTTTCCCGATTGTAAGCAATGGCCTTATCCAGGTTTTATCAGAACATTTTGATTTTTTTGTCTGGAAAAAAATAGATGAGAGTTTTTCGGCCATCCGTCTTATCACTTCATGGAATACGGGTGATGATGCAGTAAATCAATTTATTGAAATAATAAAAAGAGAGTTGCCATAA
- a CDS encoding metal-dependent transcriptional regulator, protein MRTTLTEENYLKALFHLVDNERKVTINELSKFLNVKMPSVNNMMKKFAEKKWVIYETYKPLIVTENGRREAALVVRKHRLTEMFLVKKMNFGWENVHEIAEQLEHVHSQIFFDKMDEILDHPKFDPHGEPIPDKDGNIIAQDLQKLSSCEIGENVTFASVTLSDDAFLTYLNDRKLLLNTKVKIIKIESFDKSMTIEIDGKTEILSKKATEKILVKK, encoded by the coding sequence TTGAGAACAACCCTAACAGAAGAGAATTACCTGAAAGCTTTGTTTCATTTAGTTGACAATGAAAGAAAGGTGACCATTAATGAACTCAGCAAATTTTTAAATGTAAAAATGCCAAGCGTTAATAATATGATGAAGAAATTTGCTGAGAAAAAGTGGGTCATCTATGAGACCTACAAACCACTAATCGTTACAGAAAACGGAAGACGGGAAGCCGCCCTTGTGGTTCGAAAGCACCGACTTACCGAAATGTTTTTGGTCAAAAAAATGAATTTTGGTTGGGAAAACGTGCATGAAATTGCCGAGCAACTTGAACATGTACACTCTCAAATTTTCTTTGATAAGATGGATGAAATTCTTGATCATCCTAAATTCGATCCCCATGGAGAACCTATTCCTGATAAAGACGGTAACATCATCGCTCAGGATCTTCAGAAATTAAGCAGCTGTGAAATTGGAGAAAATGTAACTTTTGCTTCAGTTACCCTCTCCGACGATGCTTTTCTTACATACCTAAATGACAGAAAGCTTCTTCTTAATACCAAGGTAAAGATCATTAAAATTGAAAGTTTTGATAAATCGATGACCATAGAAATTGATGGCAAAACTGAAATTTTAAGCAAAAAAGCAACTGAGAAAATATTGGTAAAAAAATAA
- a CDS encoding VOC family protein — protein sequence MATSIAEKDSNFMLTKKCNDMKPKMIWANLAVANLERTQKFYTELGFKPNNPNSSNELVSFFVGEKDFVIHFFLKNILESNVKNVRFGDSQNANEIIFTLSAESKEQTDLWAEEVEKAGGKIISPPESFGNNYYGFVFADPDGHKFNVFHM from the coding sequence ATGGCAACCTCTATTGCTGAGAAAGACAGTAATTTTATGCTAACCAAAAAATGTAATGATATGAAACCTAAAATGATTTGGGCCAATCTGGCAGTGGCCAATTTAGAACGTACACAGAAGTTTTATACAGAGTTAGGGTTTAAGCCCAATAATCCGAACAGTTCTAATGAATTGGTAAGTTTTTTCGTAGGTGAAAAAGATTTTGTTATTCATTTCTTCCTAAAAAACATACTGGAAAGCAATGTGAAGAATGTAAGATTTGGTGATTCTCAAAATGCCAATGAAATTATATTCACTCTTTCGGCAGAAAGCAAGGAACAGACAGATCTATGGGCTGAGGAAGTTGAAAAAGCGGGTGGAAAAATCATCTCCCCTCCCGAAAGCTTTGGAAACAATTATTACGGCTTTGTCTTTGCTGATCCGGACGGACATAAATTTAATGTATTTCATATGTAA
- a CDS encoding DUF4256 domain-containing protein: MKKKLTQEQIIELLKILKARFEKNMHRHKDLKWEKIQAKLEVSPEKLWSLHQMEETEGEPDVVAYDKRTDEYLFFDCSPESPKRRSLCYDYQAWNSRKANKPESNVIDKASEMGIELLTEEQYRHLQELGKFDQKTSSWVQTPASIRELGGAIFCDRRYNTVFMYHNGADSYYAARGFRGLLKI, translated from the coding sequence ATGAAAAAGAAACTCACCCAAGAACAAATCATCGAACTTTTAAAAATACTAAAAGCCCGTTTTGAAAAAAATATGCACCGCCATAAGGACCTGAAATGGGAGAAAATCCAGGCTAAATTGGAGGTCAGTCCTGAAAAATTATGGTCTTTGCACCAAATGGAAGAAACCGAAGGCGAACCAGATGTGGTTGCTTATGATAAAAGAACAGATGAATACCTCTTCTTCGACTGCTCTCCCGAAAGCCCGAAACGCAGAAGCCTTTGCTATGATTACCAAGCCTGGAATTCACGAAAAGCCAATAAACCTGAAAGTAATGTCATCGATAAAGCTTCTGAAATGGGAATTGAACTTCTAACCGAAGAACAATACCGCCACCTTCAGGAACTTGGAAAGTTTGATCAAAAGACATCAAGCTGGGTACAAACTCCGGCTTCCATCAGAGAACTGGGAGGAGCAATCTTTTGTGACAGACGCTACAATACGGTCTTTATGTACCATAATGGTGCAGATTCCTATTATGCTGCAAGAGGATTTAGGGGATTATTAAAAATATAA
- a CDS encoding sigma-70 family RNA polymerase sigma factor, with the protein MRQLKITKQVTNRETASLDKYLQEIGKVELITADEEVELAQRIRAGDRAALEKLIKANLRFVVSVSKQYQNQGLSLPDLINEGNLGLMKAAKRYDETRGFKFISYAVWWIRQSILQALAEQSRIVRLPLNKIGSINKINKAYAHLEQENERPPSPEELAEVLDMSEEDIKESMKNSGRHLSMDAPLVEGEDSNLYDVLRSGESPSPDKDLMLESLQIEIERALNTLTPREADLVRLYFGLNGKHPMTLEEIGETFDLTRERVRQIKEKAIKRLKHNTRSKILKSYLGK; encoded by the coding sequence ATGAGACAATTAAAAATCACTAAGCAGGTTACCAACAGGGAAACTGCTTCATTAGACAAGTATTTGCAGGAAATTGGTAAAGTGGAACTAATTACTGCGGACGAGGAAGTAGAATTGGCACAAAGAATACGTGCAGGCGACAGAGCCGCACTAGAGAAATTAATCAAGGCCAACCTTCGTTTCGTAGTTTCTGTATCCAAGCAATACCAAAATCAAGGTCTTTCCTTACCCGATTTGATTAATGAAGGTAACCTAGGATTAATGAAGGCGGCAAAAAGGTACGATGAAACTAGAGGTTTCAAATTTATCTCTTATGCAGTATGGTGGATCCGTCAATCAATTTTACAGGCGTTAGCTGAGCAATCCAGAATTGTAAGACTTCCGTTGAACAAAATTGGTTCCATCAATAAAATTAATAAAGCATACGCTCACCTTGAGCAGGAAAATGAAAGACCACCTTCTCCGGAAGAATTGGCTGAAGTTCTTGACATGAGTGAGGAGGACATTAAAGAATCTATGAAAAACTCCGGAAGACACCTGTCTATGGATGCTCCTTTAGTAGAAGGGGAAGATTCTAACCTTTATGATGTATTACGTTCAGGAGAATCACCAAGTCCTGATAAAGACTTAATGCTTGAGTCTCTACAAATTGAGATTGAAAGAGCATTGAATACTTTAACTCCAAGAGAGGCTGATTTGGTAAGACTATACTTCGGACTGAACGGAAAACACCCAATGACTTTAGAAGAAATTGGTGAGACTTTCGATCTTACAAGAGAGAGAGTTCGTCAGATCAAAGAAAAAGCAATTAAGAGACTAAAACACAATACCAGAAGTAAGATCCTTAAATCTTACCTAGGTAAATAA
- a CDS encoding helix-turn-helix domain-containing protein codes for MPAILIRFTPILVSSSTEERLEIPTTFKGSCAVSRRNFDRRFIKATGITPVEYMQRVKIEAAKSLLERGRKSVFEIMYEVGYSDERAFRDVFKKKTGLSPTDYKLRFNKESSFF; via the coding sequence ATGCCAGCCATACTGATTCGCTTCACTCCTATTCTGGTAAGCTCTTCAACAGAGGAAAGACTGGAAATACCTACGACATTTAAAGGAAGCTGTGCTGTAAGCCGGCGGAATTTTGACCGTCGTTTCATTAAAGCAACCGGTATTACTCCGGTTGAATATATGCAGAGAGTGAAGATTGAAGCGGCCAAAAGCCTACTCGAAAGAGGTAGGAAAAGTGTTTTTGAAATTATGTATGAAGTGGGCTATAGTGATGAGAGAGCATTTCGGGACGTTTTTAAGAAGAAGACAGGCTTATCCCCAACTGACTATAAATTGAGGTTTAATAAAGAATCTAGTTTTTTCTAG